The following are encoded in a window of Actinomyces oris genomic DNA:
- a CDS encoding uroporphyrinogen-III synthase, with protein sequence MAQSTSRNDSAGGQPGLPREGSEAPLSGRAVLLPRLKERDRIASALERAGARVLRAAVTRTVPGEAAALEATARRIVAGEAAWLVLTSARTVEALAPYLLAEAASATGDQAFHQEAGTSGPHDGSVPPHTPITPPGQHQPRSSIPPMRVAVVGPATAHAWTKFTGTAPDLVARGSAAALLKEPAFAGSPATGDHAPYQEPDIPNTHHGTPPPHAPARIPESKTAPRGLPGGVTGPHDSSWRAHASDDSPARLRTAPEAARRVLLPASALADPALADGLRRAGWEVEQVAAYTTVTADACNLPPDLEHRWATGGVDAVVLTAPSTTRAVLELLGPPPQGTGLVAIGATTAAATRKLGLTVAAVAPSPTPEGVLQATIDAIRATAGPTPPPQEPP encoded by the coding sequence ATGGCGCAGTCCACCTCACGCAACGACTCGGCCGGGGGCCAGCCGGGCCTGCCCCGGGAGGGCAGCGAGGCGCCCCTGTCGGGGCGGGCGGTTCTGCTGCCGCGCCTCAAGGAGCGCGACCGTATCGCCTCGGCGCTGGAGCGGGCCGGGGCGAGGGTGCTGCGCGCCGCCGTGACACGGACGGTTCCGGGTGAGGCGGCGGCGCTGGAGGCGACGGCGCGCAGGATCGTGGCGGGCGAAGCGGCCTGGCTGGTGCTCACCTCGGCCCGAACCGTGGAGGCGCTGGCGCCGTACCTGCTTGCGGAAGCCGCCTCGGCGACCGGAGACCAGGCCTTCCATCAGGAAGCCGGCACGTCCGGCCCCCACGACGGCTCCGTGCCTCCCCACACCCCAATCACCCCACCGGGACAGCACCAACCACGCTCAAGCATCCCGCCGATGCGGGTGGCTGTCGTCGGTCCGGCAACAGCACATGCGTGGACCAAGTTCACCGGGACCGCCCCCGACCTGGTGGCCCGAGGATCGGCCGCCGCCCTCCTGAAGGAGCCCGCGTTCGCCGGAAGCCCAGCAACCGGAGACCACGCGCCCTACCAGGAACCCGACATTCCCAACACCCACCACGGCACCCCGCCACCCCACGCCCCAGCACGAATCCCGGAATCGAAGACGGCCCCTCGAGGCCTTCCCGGGGGTGTCACCGGCCCGCATGACTCCAGCTGGAGGGCTCATGCCTCGGACGATTCTCCCGCTCGGCTTCGAACCGCTCCGGAGGCGGCACGGCGCGTGCTGCTGCCGGCCTCGGCTCTGGCCGACCCGGCACTGGCGGACGGCCTGCGTCGAGCGGGCTGGGAGGTGGAGCAGGTGGCCGCCTACACGACCGTCACGGCTGACGCCTGCAACCTGCCCCCGGACCTGGAGCACAGGTGGGCCACTGGCGGTGTGGACGCGGTCGTGCTCACCGCCCCGTCCACGACGCGGGCCGTCCTGGAGCTGCTCGGCCCACCGCCGCAGGGAACCGGGCTGGTGGCCATTGGCGCCACCACGGCGGCGGCCACCCGCAAACTCGGTCTGACGGTTGCTGCCGTCGCCCCCTCCCCCACGCCCGAGGGGGTCCTCCAGGCCACCATCGACGCCATCCGGGCCACCGCGGGCCCCACCCCTCCCCCTCAGGAGCCACCGTGA
- a CDS encoding hydroxymethylbilane synthase encodes MTTTGTGSQRLRLGTRGSRLALTQSGQVAEALMAAGGGGAAAAAGKASEGSGGLGIDLVTVRTDGDGDRTPLRQLGGVGVFAARLRHALLDGEVDLVVHSFKDLPTQPVEGLEVICVPPREDPRDALCARDSLTLADLPEGARVGTGSPRRAAQLLAARPDLEVVDLRGNVPTRLARVRGLEVVGVGTDEPVAPSRADAAGDLDAVVLALSGLRRLGLEHCASEVLDLETMLPAPAQGALAVEARTGEDSVELARAVAALDDEPTRLAVTAERALMARLGAGCAAPVGAWAHLRGGDQEQREEHSEHGTGWNEGFRDDDTAVTGGKQGAGAANGDPRPVGVSEVGPHDSAASRRSPRVLVLRAVVTSLDGGQEVGCELSTELPEASGVPGAPGDTAAVRAAEALGVRAAEVLLEDGADQIVDLHANKPRRD; translated from the coding sequence ATGACCACGACGGGGACGGGCTCCCAGCGGCTTCGCCTGGGCACGCGCGGCTCGCGCCTGGCGCTGACCCAGTCCGGGCAGGTCGCTGAGGCACTGATGGCGGCCGGCGGGGGCGGTGCGGCCGCCGCGGCCGGCAAGGCCAGCGAGGGTTCCGGCGGCCTGGGCATCGACCTGGTCACCGTGCGCACGGATGGCGACGGCGACCGCACTCCCCTGCGGCAGCTCGGCGGGGTGGGGGTCTTCGCGGCCCGGCTGCGTCACGCGCTCCTGGACGGTGAGGTGGACCTGGTGGTCCACTCCTTCAAGGACCTGCCCACGCAGCCGGTCGAGGGTCTGGAAGTCATCTGCGTGCCGCCGCGCGAGGACCCGCGCGACGCCCTGTGCGCCCGCGACAGCCTGACCCTGGCCGACCTGCCCGAGGGGGCCCGCGTGGGCACCGGCTCACCCCGCAGGGCCGCCCAGCTGCTGGCGGCCCGCCCCGACCTGGAGGTGGTGGACCTGCGCGGCAACGTGCCCACGCGCCTGGCACGGGTGCGGGGGCTGGAGGTGGTCGGCGTCGGCACCGATGAGCCGGTGGCGCCGAGCCGAGCCGATGCCGCCGGCGACCTGGACGCGGTGGTCCTGGCCCTGTCGGGGCTACGGCGTCTGGGGCTGGAGCACTGTGCGAGCGAGGTGCTGGACCTGGAGACGATGCTGCCCGCACCGGCACAAGGGGCCCTGGCCGTGGAGGCGCGAACCGGCGAGGACTCCGTGGAGCTGGCCCGGGCGGTGGCGGCGCTCGACGACGAGCCCACGCGCCTGGCGGTGACGGCCGAGCGGGCGCTCATGGCCCGGCTCGGGGCCGGCTGCGCGGCGCCGGTGGGGGCCTGGGCGCACCTGCGGGGCGGCGATCAAGAGCAGCGGGAGGAGCACTCCGAACACGGAACCGGGTGGAACGAGGGCTTCCGCGACGATGACACCGCCGTGACCGGGGGTAAGCAAGGGGCTGGGGCCGCGAACGGCGATCCGCGGCCAGTCGGGGTCTCCGAGGTAGGACCGCACGATTCAGCGGCCTCGCGCCGCTCGCCGCGAGTGCTCGTGCTGCGAGCAGTGGTCACCTCGCTCGATGGCGGCCAGGAGGTCGGCTGCGAGCTAAGTACTGAGCTGCCCGAGGCCTCTGGGGTGCCAGGGGCCCCCGGGGACACGGCGGCGGTTCGGGCGGCCGAGGCACTGGGGGTCAGGGCGGCCGAGGTCCTTCTGGAGGACGGCGCCGACCAGATCGTCGACCTGCACGCCAACAAGCCCCGGCGGGACTGA